A segment of the Acidobacteriota bacterium genome:
CCACGGACGCGGCGGCCAGCGCGCACTGCTCGCGGCCGAGCACGTAGCCGCGCTGCAACGATGCCAGGGCTCGCGAAACGCCGGAGGCATCCCGTACGGGGTCGTAGACGGCGTGCACGTAGTGCACCCAGTTCACCCCGGGCAGCACGCAGTTGCCGCCGTTGGCCACGACGAGCGCCCGTCGTCCGGCAAGCTGGGTCGCGCGGCGGCGTGCGGCGCGCGCGAGCAGCGGCATCCCGAGCGCGTGCGACCGTGCCGGGCGCGAGACCGCATGCACGATGGCGCCGCAGCGCCTGAGAGTCTCGGCGGCGCGGTGCGTCACCAGGTGCACCTCGTGACCGGTACGGGCGAGCCGCGCCGCCAGCGCGAAATTCGCGCGATCCATGCCGCCGGACGGCATGAAATCGCCGGCCACGAGCATCCAGGGCCGGGTCATTTCGCGTCCCCGAACAGGTTTGTTTCGGCCGCTTCCGCGCCGGGCACGCCCTTCCGGGTTCCCTGCACCACGCCATGCAGCGCGCCCGCGAGGAACCAGTACTGCACGCCGACCTGCGTGACGAACGGCGTGAAGGTGAAGATGAGCGCCATGGGCGCGAGGTTCGCGGCGAAGACGGCAGCGCCGCACGCGGCGAGCATCGGCTCGCGCGCCTGCGTGGCAACCCGGAGCTCCGCGAGCGCCGTGACCACCAGCGCACCGCAGTAGGTGAGCATCAGCAGCACGCCGCCGTCGATGATCCAGCCCGCCAGCTGGATCTCGGCCCACAACGGCGGCGTGTCCAGTGTGGCGTGCCCAAAATAGACGGCGCTCATCCCCCACCGCGCCAGGCCCGCGCCGAACGGAAACTCCACCAGCGTATCGTTGAGCGCGTAGTGGAGCTGGCCGCCGCGCGCGACGTAGTACACCGTCAGCGGATCATCCTCGAAGAGCGTCGCAAACCGGTTCGAGATCTCGGCGCCCGCAAGGAGCACCGTAAAAATGAGCGCGCCCGCCAGCGCGAGCCCGGACGTGGCGCCGAACAGCGTTGCGGTGGAAAACCGCCGCTGCACGACCAGCACGGCGAAGTACACGATCATCATCGCCGCCGCGACCACGATACTGATGCGGACCTGGCTCAGGTAAATCGCGGCAAGCCCCGCGAACGCGAGCCCGAGGCATGCGACGCGCTGCCAGACCTTGAAGCGTGTCGCGGCAAAGATCAGCCCGAGCAACGCGGCATACATGCCAGGGCCTGCGACCGCCCCGGGCGTGTCGAACAGCCCGGGCGGCCGGACGATCGTCTCCCCATTGGGGCCGAGATAGCTGACCGGACCCAGCCCGAGCTCCGACTGCGTCACGATGCGCGAGAACTGATCGGGCAGCCAACGCGCCGGATCGTAGACCTGCAGCACGCCGACGAGGGAGTTGATCCCGTTGCAGATCAACAGCAGCGCCATGACGCGGCGCAGGCGTGTCGGCGTGCGGACGAGCGCCGGAGCCCAGAACAGGGGCGAGATGATCGCGACGTACAGGGCGAGATGCGCGAGACCGCCCTGCACGGACGTGGTCATCGGATGAAGGAACATCAGCGCGACCAGGGCGACGATGCCGATCGCCCATGGCACGACGGGATGCGACTCTTCGTGCTCGGACTCGCCCCGGCGCAGGAGCCACCAGGCCAGCAGGACGAGGGGAATCACGAACGCGCCCATGCGCAGCGACAGTCGGATGTCCTGGGTGCCGGGAAGATAGAGAATTGCCGGCAGCGCGGTCTGGCTGACGATGAACAGCTCCGCAATCCCCCAAGGCTCGCGCCAGGCCCGGCCGTTCATAAGGGCACCCGCGCTACGATCAGCACGTTGCCGGACAGCGCGCGTGGAAATCGTCGCGACAGCCACCGCGGAAAATGCCTCGCGGTCATCGGGATCCTGCCGTGGTGCGACCAGGCAATCTCGATCGCATCGAGCCCGCACTCGCGGGCGAGCCGAAGCAGGTCGGTTGGCAGAAGGGCCGTCAGGTGCGCCGGGTAGTCTGCATCCTGGAACGCGTTGAACTCGCCGCGGGTGACGAGCGTCACCAGGCTCAGCACGCTCACCTGGTTCGGCGTGGAGAGGAGCACCGTGCCTCCCGGCCGCGTGATCCGCGTCAGCTCGCGCATGAACCGGCGGGGGTTCTCCAGGTGCTCGATCGTTTCGAGCGCCACGGCCACGTCCACGGATCGATCGGGGATCGGCAGCGGATCACGATCGAGATCCGCCTCGACAAACATCGCATCCCGCGGAAAGCCGTCGAACCGCAGGGCGTCCACGCCGATGTACTCGCCCGCGATCCCGCCGAGCGCCGCGCGCAGGGCGCCGTGGCCGCACCCGACATCGGCAACGCGACCCCGAACCCCGCGTGCATGCAGAATCTGCCTCGCCCGGGCGTACAACACCTCACTGCTGCGTCCGAGACTTCGAGCCGCACGCCGCCGTACGTCCGGCGCGGGAACGCTCATCTGATCGAAAGGGGTTCGGCGGCGGGCGCGAGAAGCGCCGCGAGCCGCTGAAGCTGCCGGGACGGATCGCACAGGTGTGCCGCGAGCGAAGGGCCCCTGCTGCCAAGCGACTCCCGGAGATCGGCCGAGAGCACGAGTGCCCGCAGCGCCGTCGCAACGGCGGAAGAATCTCCCGCGGGAACGACGATGCCGACCTTCGGCGATTCCGGAGTCGCGATCTCCGCCGCCAGCCCGCCCGCCATCGTCGTCACGATGGGACGCCCGGCCCACATGGCTTCAACCAGGGCGACCCCGAACGGTTCGGGCTCGAGGTTCGGCTGGCAGTAGATATCGGCGGCGGCCATCAGCTCGGGAATGTCCGTCCGGTGGCCGAGGAACCGCACGCGATCGGCGATCCCGTAAGACGCCGCGTCCGCGCGCAGCTGATCGAAGTAGGTCCGCTCGCGCCGCCGTTGCGGCGCGCCCGCGATCCAGAGGACCCAGTGTGACAACTCCGTGAGGTGTGCGACGGCGGCGAGATGCTCGCGTACCCCTTTCCACGCCTCCACGCGGCTCGCCTGCAGGATCACGACGTCGTCGTCAGAAGCGCCGAGCTGACTGCGCGTCGCGGCACGGGCGTCGCGCGCCGACGGCGGCGGAGGCGGCACCGGCGGATACAACCAGCCGGCGAGGCGGACGGCCGGAGCCGCGGCCTCGGCCGTGAACGGACTGTTCGCGAGGACGGTGTCGAGATGCTGCCGCAGCGCCCATCCGTCCGGCCACATCTTCGCGGCGGGAGGGTTGTGGAGCCACAGCGCGGAGCGCGCGCCGGAACCGCGGATGACGGGACCCGCGACGGCGAGGACCCACGGAGAGTGGGCGAGCACGATGTCCGGCTGCGCGCGCCAGAGGACGCGCGACAGCGCTCGCCGCGCATGAAGGAACGACCACGGCTGTGACAACGATGCGCGGCCGACGATCGAGAGATCGGCGCCCGCCGCGAACAGCTCCTGCGCGAGCCGCCCGTCAAAGAAGAGCGCGAACCGCTGCTCGATGTCCGGCGCCCGCGTCTGCGCGAGCGTGACGAGGACGCGCTCGATGCCGCCGTACAGGTTGCCGGAATAGAGGTGGAGCAGCCGCATCACGCCGCGACCAGCGTGCGATAGAGCGGCACGAGATAATCCGCCAGCCGCTGTTGATCGTACCGTGCCTCGGCGGTGCGCCGCGCCGCGCGCGCCGCGCGCTCGCGTCGTAACGGATCTGCCGCGAGCGCCGCGATGATGTGCGCGAGCTCTCCGGCGTCACCCGGCGCGTGACCGAACCCATCGACGCCGTCCTCGAACAGCTCCACGGCGCCGCCCGCACGGCTCACGACCACCGGGCGCCCGCACGCCATCGCCTCGGCGATCACCATGCCGAACGGCTCAGGCTCCGTGCTCGCGTGCACGATGACGTCGAGCGAACGCATCGCATCGGCGACGTCCCCCACGAAGCCGCTGAAACCAACCCGGCCGTCGAGCCCCCGGTCGCTCGCCGCCTGGCGCAGTTCCTCGAGCGTAAACTGGCTGTCCGTCGTCGCGTAGATGGGCGCACCGATAATGTAACCGCGAACCTGCGCGGCCGCGGGCAGCCGCGCGAGCGCGTCGAGGAACACGTGGTGGCCTTTCCAGCGGCCGAAGGTACCGACGAGCCCCACTCGCACGGTCCCGTCCGGAGCAGGGGGCAGCCCGGCCGCTGCGTCGAGGTCCACCCGCGGACCGACGGGCGCGAACCTGCCAAGATCGATCGCGTTGTACAGCGTGCGCACCAGCGCCCGGGGCCCCAGCACGCGCCGGACATCCTCGGTCACGCTCTCAGAATTGGCCACGACAACCGACGCGCGGGACGCCAGCGCGCGCAACGCAGCGTTCGTCCATCGGCGGCCGGAGAGGTACCCGTGCACGTGCCAGACGAGCGCGCTTCCACGGGGCCGCGCCAGCGCCGCGAGCACGTGCATCTTGAACCCGTGCGCGTGCACCACGTCGGCTCGCTCGGCGACGAGCGCCGACCGGAGCCGCGCGGCGTAGACAGCGCCGCCCACGGCGGCTGCGACGCCGTGGAACGCGCCCGAGCGGCTGCTGCTCTCGCCCAGCCGCGCGAGCGCAGGCGGAAACGGGAGCACGCGGGCGCGAATGCCTTCCTCGCCGAGACGTTCGAGGAGGCGCCCGCGCGCGGGCGCGATCACCGACGGCGTCCAGTTCGGTTCCGCCCGCCGGAGACTTCCCAGGATCGCGAGCAGGCTCGTTTCGGCTCCGCCAAGCTCACCCGAGGTCGTCAGATGGACGATGTTCATTCGCGCGGGAGGACGGTTCCCAGGGCCGCGAGCGCGTCCTGTTGCGCGTCCCGGCTTACCGCGAGCCAGTGAGGCCACGCGCCGTCGACCGGCACCTGCGCGGGCGCCAGGCCTATGCTTCCGCGATACGCGGCGCGACGCGTCGCCGCGACCGAATGATCGACGGCCCAGGCGGCATATCCCGCGGCGTGCAGACGCCGCGCCGCGTCGGCGATTGCCGCAGCCGGCGTGGATGACGGGTGCCACTCGATGAAGAGGCAACGATAGCGTCGAGCGCGCAGTCCGTCACTCATACCCTCGAGCACGGATGGCTCGGCGCCTTCGACATCAATCTTTACAAAGCTGACGCCGTCCAGGCCGGCCTCGTCCAGAACGGTATCGAGTGCCACTCCGCGGACGGTTATCGCGTCGGGCGCGCTCGCCTCGACAAGCCGTGAGGTCCCGCGATTCCCGCTCGCCGCGTCGTAGGGCTGCAGCGACGCATCCCCGGCGCGGGCGGTTGCTGCCGCGCAGTGGCACGAGACCTGCCGCAGCGCGTTCAGCTCGACGTGCGCGCTCAGTCGTGCGAATGATCTCGGCTCTGGCTCGAGGCTGAGGACGCGGCCGCCGGCGCCCACCATCGCTGCCGAGAGGAGGGTGAAATATCCCCAGTTCGCGCCGACATCGGCAACGACGTCACCGGCCGCGAGCAGTGCGCGTGCGATGAGCGTCAGCTGAGGCTCGTAGCTGCCGGCAAAGAACACTTCCCGCGAAATCGCGTCGGCAGGGTCGCAGATAAATTGCAGGCGGCGATCCGCGGGAAATGGCGCCGCGAACGGGGCCGCAGACGGCAGGAACCCGATCGCGCGATAGCGCGCGGCAGGCAACCGCCGCGTGACCTGAGCCGCAGCTGACGCCCACAGCGGGCAACGGCGGACGTTCATACGTGCGTCAGAAAAATCGCTGGCGGACGACCAGCGTATCTCCGGGGCGAATCAGGTCCGAGTCTTTGACGCTGACTTCGACCTGCTTGCCGCCAACAACGCGCAACACCTTCATGCCGCGCCGCGACCCGCGCTCCGCCAGCCCGCCTGCGAGCGCAATCGCCTGGAGCACCGTCATGCCCGGCTCGTAGACGTACGACCCCGGGCTGCGCACCTGGCCCGTGACGAAGAACGTCTCTGCTTTCGGCACGAAGATCGTGTCGCCGTCCTGCAGCTGCACGTTCTCCGAGAGTTTTCCGCTCTGCAGCTCCTTGATGTTGACGCGGACGCCCTTCGCTCCGGCGGCATCCGGCAGCAGAGGGCCCCCTTCCTTGCGGTTCGGATCCGGGTGAACCACCACGACCTCGCTGCTCGCGGCGCTCGTCGGCCCGGCGAGCGCCAGCGCCTCGATGAGGCTCATGTTCCCCTTGACGGGGTACGACCCCGGCGCTCGCACCTCGCCGACGATGAAGACCGCCTTGCTGCGATACTCCGCGATCTCGACACCGACCTGTGGGTTCACGAGGAAGCCGGCCGCAAGACGCTTCGTGAGCGCGTCTTCGAGCTGGCGCAGGGTCAGGCCGCCCGCCTTCGTGCGCCCGATAAACGGGAAGTCAATCGTGCCGTCCGTGTCCACGTTGTAGCGCCGCGACAGCTCCGGCTCGCCGAAGACCGTGATCGTGAGGACGTCGAGCGCCCCCACCACGTAGTCGGTGCTGGCCTGCGGGCGCGCGGGCGCGGGCTGCGCCACGTGCGTCGCGGCGGCCTGGGTGAACAGCGCAAGGGTCAGCAGTAATGAAGTCATAGGTCAGAACCCGTAGGTGACGGTTCCATAAAGACGACGTCGATCGTAGTGCCGGTCGAGAAGCGTGTCCGATCGCCGGCGGCTCCACTCCACGTTGATGCCAAGACGCGCGGCCTCTCCAAGCCGGTAGCCGAGCCCGCCACCGTAAAACGTGGCGCGATCGCGACGCGAGATCGCATCGCCCCCGCCGAACTCGCGATAGTCCAGGCTCTGCCTGCCTGCGGTGCCCTGGGCGTCGAGCGGGCCCGTGATCTGCTGCGTGAGAATGATCCGGCCGCCGCTCGTGACGTAATACGGCTCGAGATCCTCGAACGAATAGCGCACGTCGCGCTCGAACTGCCCTTCGATCTTCGTCGATTCGATCGAATAGGCCAGCCCGGCCTGGGCGACCACCCCGTTGTACGCCGCAAGCGACGCGACGGCGGGCGTGAACCGCCGGAAGCCGACCGAGGCGCGCCCCGTGATCAGTGCGGACGGGCTGAACGAGAGCCCGGTCGCGACGCGGACGCTGTCCGCGTTCCGCTGCGCGTCGCGGTCGAAGCGATCGTACTGCACGCCTCCGGTAATGTCCCACGTGGTCAGCGGCGTGATGGCCATCCGGATGCCGGCATCCAGCTGGTCGCTGTGCGAGTTCATCGTACGGCTCAGCTCCACGCCGCGGTAGCTCTCCCCCTCGTCGAAGCGGAGATTGGAACGGCGCGCGGTCAGCAGGATCATCGTGCGCGACGTCATCGCGAGCCCGATGCCTCCACCGTAGTTCGTCTGCCGTCGTCCGGCGCGGATGTCGATCTCCGCGTTCAACCGCTGGTTGGTGTCGAGCATGCCTCCCATGACGAAGGGGCGGACGAGCCCTTCGCCGATTTCGAAGCGCCCCTCGGCCCCCCGGTTCAGCGCGCGCTCGCCGGCGAACTTCTTGAAGTACACGCCTTCGAGGGTGCTGGCTCCCGTCAGGCGCGTCCACCCGATCTGGACGTCCGCGTTCACGCGCGCCAGCACGGTCGCCGTGAAGTCGCGCTGCGGGTTGACCGGATCGTTGAAGACGTTGTCGTCGATGCCGATTTCGCGGATTTCAAAGCCGGGTGTGAGGGTGACCGGGCCGACCTCGAGTCCCCGCGCACCCGCGGGCGGAGGGGATGGCTGCGCCGACGCGGGCGGGCCGACCAGAGCCGCCAGCAGGAAGAGGGTCGCCGTTCGTGTGCTCATTCGCCCGCCTTCGCGCGCGTGATGCCAAGCTGCCGCGCTTTTCGATAGAGATTCGTCCGCTGGATCCCGAGCACGCGGGCCGCCGGTCCCATGCGCCACCCGGAGTGCTTCAGGACGGCTGCGATGTACTCGCGTTCGAACTGCCGGCGCGCTTCCCGGAGGCTCACGCGCGGTGCGCTCACGCTGGCCACGGCCCCCGGATCGACTTCCGCGAGAACGTCCTCCACGCGCACCGGGCCGTCGATCCCGGCTGCGGCAAGCGCGTGGACCAGGTCGTCGAGCGCGGCGAGATTGCCGTCCCACCCGAGCGCCGAGATGAGCGCAAGCGCCGCGTGCGTGAAATCGCGCGGCCGGCGCTCCGACTCGCAAGCGGCGCGCTCCATCAGCGCCAGCGCCATCGGCGCAATATCTTCGCGGCGGTCGCGCAGCGGGACGAGCTCCAGATGCCGTGTGGCGAAGCGCTTGAACAGGTCCCCGCGAAACCGGCCATGAAGCACTTCGGCCGACAGGCGCTCGAGCGAAAGCTCGGTGGTCGCGGCGATCCGGACGTCGAGACGAACGGCGCGCGCAGCGCCGCCGTTCACGCAACGGACTTCGCCGTCGCGCAGCGCGCGCGCCAGGCGCGTCTGCGCCGAAACGGGAAGCTCGTGCACGGAGCCGAGCACCAGCGTGCCGTGCTGCGCCTGCACGAGCGCGCAGTCGCGCGTCACGGTCTCGAGGAGCTCCGCGCGCCCTCGCCGCGCCGCAACGCCGAACAGCCGGGCCTCGACCTCCGGCGGGTCGTCCACCCCGCACGCGACCGCCAGCAGCGGACCGCCGGTCCCACTAATGGCGTGAATGCCGCGCGCGACCGCGGCGCCATCGAAACCAGGGGGCGCGAGGATGAGAACCGGGCGCGTGCTGCGGGCCAGCTCGCGGGCCCGCTCGCGAAGGCGTCGCGCGGCAGGCGAGCCGCCCGCCAGCTCGACCGGCCACGCCGGGCGAGCGGCATCGTGTGCGTGCGTGTGGTGAGCGTTCATGGTCGTCCGGGAGATGCGGGCTGGGGACCCGCGGCTCCGCCCCGTGGGTTACACCGCGCGTCGCGACCGGCGGGCAACCTCAGAGGCGTGTTTGTGCGGAAATCTGCCGCGATCGTGACACGGCTGAGCTGGATGTGTCAATAGTGATACAAGCCGTGCGGCAGGAACGATACGGCCGCGGCGCCGGCGCCTGTCAGTACGCCGCGAGAAGACGGAGCGCGCGCTCGACCTCGGGCTCGCCGGGCAGAAATGCTTCCTCCAAAGGCGGTGAGTACGGCACCGGCGCGTCCAGCGCGCCGATCACCCGCACGGGCGCGTCGAGCGATTCGAACGCCTCTTCCTGGATGATGGCCGCCAGGCTCTCGCCGATCCCGCCCGTGCGCGTGTCCTCGTGCACGATCAGCACGCGGCTGCAGTGGCGCGCGAGCTGGAGCACGGCCCCACGATCGAGCGGCGCGAGCGATCGCAGGTCGAGCACCGCGGCGTCAATGCCGTCGGCGGCCACGCGCTCTGCCACGCGCATCGCGACGTGCACGTACGCGCCGTACGAAATGATCGCCACGTCCTGCCCGGCGCGCCGCAGCGCCGCCCGGCCAATCGGCAGCGGCGGCGGCGGCTCGGCCGGCAGCGCCTGCTTGATCCGCGGATCCCGATAGAGCGCGATGTGCTCGTAGTAGAGGACGGGATCGGGATCGGCGATCGCCGCCGCAAGAAGCGCGCGCGCATCCTCGGGGGTGGAGGGTGCCACGATCTTCAGTCCCGGCGTCCGGTAGAACCACGGTTCGGTGTTCTGGCTGTGATACGGGCCGGCATGCCGCAACCCGCCCCACGGCATGCGGACGACCATGGGCACCTCGCCGCCCCACCGATACCGGATCTTCGCGGCGTTGTTCACGAGCTGGTTGAACCCGGTCGCCACGAAGTCATTGAACTGCATCTCGCCGATCGGGCGCTGCCCGGCAAGCGCGCTGCCCACGCACACCCCCAGCACCGCCCCTTCGGCGAGCGGCGAGTTCAGGATGCGATCGCCGAATTCCTCCAGCAGCGGCTTGAGCAGCAGGAACGCGTTGCCGTACGCGCCGCCCACGTCCTGGCCGTACACGAACACGCGCGGATCGGCGCGCAGCGCGTCACCGATGCCAAGCATCACCGCCTCGAGGAACGTCCGCCCGTGGCGATCGAACGGCCGTGCCGGCGCGACCGGCGGCAGGCCCGGCTCGTAATCCACCTGCGCGCGCCACGCCGGCTCCAGCACCTCGACACGGCGGCGCAGCGGCTCGCCTGCGAAGACATTCGCGCCGGCGGCCGCCGGCTCCGGCCACGGCGCGGCGATGACGAGGCGCGCCTCCCGTTCGACCAGGGCCGCCGCTTCTTCCTTCCAGGCCGCGACTTCACCAGGCGCGATCGTGCCCTCTGCCTCGAGTCGCGCGGCGTAGGTGACGATCGGATCGCGCGCCGACCAGTATTCGTAGCTCCCGGCGTCCGCATAGCCCTGGTCGGACGGCACGGGATACTCCCACGACACCTGCGGCTCTCGCCCGAGGTACAGCATGTCGTCGTGATGCGCGTGGCCGCACATGCGCATGCAGACCAGCTCGATCAGCGATGGGCCGCGTCCTTCGCGCGCGCGATCGATGGCCCACGCGAAGGCGGCGGCGATCGCATCCGGATCCGTGCCGTCGATCGTCACCCCGGGCACGCCGTAGCCCGCCGCCTTCTCCGCGAACACACGCGCCGCTGACTGCTCGCGGACCGGGGTCGAGAGCGCGGTCTGATTGTTCTGCACGCAGAACACGGCCGGCAGCCGCCGTGCGGCGCACAGATTGATGGCCTCGTGCCACTCGCCGAGCGACGACCCCCCTTCCCCGATGAACGACACGGCGACCCGCCGGGACTCCTCGCGCGCGAAAGCCAGCGCCATGCCCGCAATGGTCAGGCTGCCGATCGCGAGGGGTGCGGTGGCCGGCAGGACCCCCGCGCTGAAGTCCCCGATGTGGAAGTCCCTGCCGTCCATCGGCGGACCCGCCTTGCCCATCTGCGCCGAGAGCGCGAGGCGCACCATGCCGGCGGGGTCGTCCGGACGCATGGCGAGCGCCACGCCGAGATCCCGAATGACGGGCGCGACGATATCGCCGCGCCAGCCGCTCTCGGTACGGAAGGCGGGGCCGCGGCGCAGCCGGATCGCCGCCGCGTAAATGGCCTCCTGGCCAAGCGATCGGAATCCTTTTCCCTGGAACGTGATGTCGCCGTACCGCACTTCCCCGCTGCCAAACAACGTCTTCAGCCTGTTGTCGGCGGCACGGGTCAGCAGCATGCCGCGGAGGGTCTCGCGACGCTCGGCGGCGGTCAGCGAACGTCGAATCGCCTCGCGCGCCAGCGCGCCGTCGCACGACTCGACAATCTCCTCGATGGCCTGCTCGATCCGCCGCGCGGCGGACACGCGCGGTGTGACGTCGCCAAGCTCCCGCGCCCGGACCTCGAGCGCCGCCAGCTCGCGATTGAGCTCGCGCGCGACGCCGGGCCGCAGCGCGTCAATCTCGGCGGCGGCTGACGCGCGGTCGCCGCCGGCGGCCACGAACGCCGCCGCGGCCGCCTCGAGTGCGTACGGATAACGCTCCGCCACGAACCGCAGGAACGGCTCCCGGGCGCTCGTGCGCGCGTGCTTGGGGGTGCCGACGGATGATGTCGTCCGCAATGCCGAATGTCCTCCACGCATGTTCAACCGGGCGGCCGGGTCCCGCGGGGCCCGAGACGAGTATAGTCCGCGAGGCGCGCGAGGAGACTTGACGCTGCGCGCGCCTTCCGCAAGAGTAGCCGCACGGGAGGTCGGGACCATGCGCAGGTTCGGAATCGCGGGCCTCTGCGCGGCCGTGGCCGGTTTGGCCGTGCCCGCCATCGCGCAGCAGAAGGACGCCAGGCCGATCCGGGTCGACGCGCCGAGGACGTCGCTCTTCAGCGACGTCGCTCGCGCGGCGTGGTACAGCATCAACGAGCTGGTGATCGCGTCGGCCGAGAGGATGCCGGCCGAGCACTACGGGTTCCGGCCCGCGAGAGACGTGCGCACGTTCGCGCAGATCCTGGCTCACATCGCGGACAATCATCACGCGGCGTGCGGCCCCACGATCGGCCGCCCGCGGCCTGACACGAGCTTCGACCGTTTGCAGACCAAGGACGAGCTGACGAAGGCGCTTCGCGAGTCAGCCGCGGTATGCGATCTCGCCTACGGAATCCTGACCGATCAGAACGCGGCGTTCCGCTACCCGGCGTTCAACTCGGAGTACACGCGGTTCGCACTGCTCGTGTCCAACATCACCCACAACAGCGAGCACTACGGCAATCTCGTAACGTACATGCGGCTGAAAGCGGTCGTGCCGCCGTCCACGGCTGGCATAAAATAGGCACTCCTGGAGGCACGATGAGGAAGCCACTGCCAGCTGTCAAACTCTTCCTGGCCGGCCTGCTAGTCGCCACGGTCATGGCGGGGTCGGTCGCCGCGATCACGTACGGCCTGCCTGATGGCAACCGTCACCCCAGCGTCGGGGCGCTCGTCGGCACGTTCACGTCGGGCACGTTCCCGTACTGTTCGGGGACGCTGATATCGCCGACGGTCTTTGTCACGGCGGCGCACTGCAACATCGGGCGATCGCGCGTAGCGGTCACCTTCGATTCCGAGTACACGGCGCACGCCAGGCTGCACGCGGGCACGTTCTACGGTGACCCGCGCTACACGTGGAAACAGGACGACCCACACGACCTGGCGGTGGTGGTGTTCGATAAGCCCGTGAACGGCATCACGCCGGCGCGGCTGCCCTTCGCCGGGCAGCTCGAGGGGCTCACGC
Coding sequences within it:
- a CDS encoding glycosyltransferase; this translates as MTRPWMLVAGDFMPSGGMDRANFALAARLARTGHEVHLVTHRAAETLRRCGAIVHAVSRPARSHALGMPLLARAARRRATQLAGRRALVVANGGNCVLPGVNWVHYVHAVYDPVRDASGVSRALASLQRGYVLGREQCALAAASV
- a CDS encoding methyltransferase domain-containing protein is translated as MSVPAPDVRRRAARSLGRSSEVLYARARQILHARGVRGRVADVGCGHGALRAALGGIAGEYIGVDALRFDGFPRDAMFVEADLDRDPLPIPDRSVDVAVALETIEHLENPRRFMRELTRITRPGGTVLLSTPNQVSVLSLVTLVTRGEFNAFQDADYPAHLTALLPTDLLRLARECGLDAIEIAWSHHGRIPMTARHFPRWLSRRFPRALSGNVLIVARVPL
- a CDS encoding glycosyltransferase; protein product: MRLLHLYSGNLYGGIERVLVTLAQTRAPDIEQRFALFFDGRLAQELFAAGADLSIVGRASLSQPWSFLHARRALSRVLWRAQPDIVLAHSPWVLAVAGPVIRGSGARSALWLHNPPAAKMWPDGWALRQHLDTVLANSPFTAEAAAPAVRLAGWLYPPVPPPPPSARDARAATRSQLGASDDDVVILQASRVEAWKGVREHLAAVAHLTELSHWVLWIAGAPQRRRERTYFDQLRADAASYGIADRVRFLGHRTDIPELMAAADIYCQPNLEPEPFGVALVEAMWAGRPIVTTMAGGLAAEIATPESPKVGIVVPAGDSSAVATALRALVLSADLRESLGSRGPSLAAHLCDPSRQLQRLAALLAPAAEPLSIR
- a CDS encoding glycosyltransferase, with the translated sequence MNIVHLTTSGELGGAETSLLAILGSLRRAEPNWTPSVIAPARGRLLERLGEEGIRARVLPFPPALARLGESSSRSGAFHGVAAAVGGAVYAARLRSALVAERADVVHAHGFKMHVLAALARPRGSALVWHVHGYLSGRRWTNAALRALASRASVVVANSESVTEDVRRVLGPRALVRTLYNAIDLGRFAPVGPRVDLDAAAGLPPAPDGTVRVGLVGTFGRWKGHHVFLDALARLPAAAQVRGYIIGAPIYATTDSQFTLEELRQAASDRGLDGRVGFSGFVGDVADAMRSLDVIVHASTEPEPFGMVIAEAMACGRPVVVSRAGGAVELFEDGVDGFGHAPGDAGELAHIIAALAADPLRRERAARAARRTAEARYDQQRLADYLVPLYRTLVAA
- a CDS encoding FkbM family methyltransferase, whose translation is MNVRRCPLWASAAAQVTRRLPAARYRAIGFLPSAAPFAAPFPADRRLQFICDPADAISREVFFAGSYEPQLTLIARALLAAGDVVADVGANWGYFTLLSAAMVGAGGRVLSLEPEPRSFARLSAHVELNALRQVSCHCAAATARAGDASLQPYDAASGNRGTSRLVEASAPDAITVRGVALDTVLDEAGLDGVSFVKIDVEGAEPSVLEGMSDGLRARRYRCLFIEWHPSSTPAAAIADAARRLHAAGYAAWAVDHSVAATRRAAYRGSIGLAPAQVPVDGAWPHWLAVSRDAQQDALAALGTVLPRE
- a CDS encoding polysaccharide biosynthesis/export family protein, with the translated sequence MTSLLLTLALFTQAAATHVAQPAPARPQASTDYVVGALDVLTITVFGEPELSRRYNVDTDGTIDFPFIGRTKAGGLTLRQLEDALTKRLAAGFLVNPQVGVEIAEYRSKAVFIVGEVRAPGSYPVKGNMSLIEALALAGPTSAASSEVVVVHPDPNRKEGGPLLPDAAGAKGVRVNIKELQSGKLSENVQLQDGDTIFVPKAETFFVTGQVRSPGSYVYEPGMTVLQAIALAGGLAERGSRRGMKVLRVVGGKQVEVSVKDSDLIRPGDTLVVRQRFF
- a CDS encoding outer membrane beta-barrel protein, which codes for MSTRTATLFLLAALVGPPASAQPSPPPAGARGLEVGPVTLTPGFEIREIGIDDNVFNDPVNPQRDFTATVLARVNADVQIGWTRLTGASTLEGVYFKKFAGERALNRGAEGRFEIGEGLVRPFVMGGMLDTNQRLNAEIDIRAGRRQTNYGGGIGLAMTSRTMILLTARRSNLRFDEGESYRGVELSRTMNSHSDQLDAGIRMAITPLTTWDITGGVQYDRFDRDAQRNADSVRVATGLSFSPSALITGRASVGFRRFTPAVASLAAYNGVVAQAGLAYSIESTKIEGQFERDVRYSFEDLEPYYVTSGGRIILTQQITGPLDAQGTAGRQSLDYREFGGGDAISRRDRATFYGGGLGYRLGEAARLGINVEWSRRRSDTLLDRHYDRRRLYGTVTYGF
- a CDS encoding sigma-54-dependent Fis family transcriptional regulator; its protein translation is MNAHHTHAHDAARPAWPVELAGGSPAARRLRERARELARSTRPVLILAPPGFDGAAVARGIHAISGTGGPLLAVACGVDDPPEVEARLFGVAARRGRAELLETVTRDCALVQAQHGTLVLGSVHELPVSAQTRLARALRDGEVRCVNGGAARAVRLDVRIAATTELSLERLSAEVLHGRFRGDLFKRFATRHLELVPLRDRREDIAPMALALMERAACESERRPRDFTHAALALISALGWDGNLAALDDLVHALAAAGIDGPVRVEDVLAEVDPGAVASVSAPRVSLREARRQFEREYIAAVLKHSGWRMGPAARVLGIQRTNLYRKARQLGITRAKAGE
- a CDS encoding DinB family protein encodes the protein MRRFGIAGLCAAVAGLAVPAIAQQKDARPIRVDAPRTSLFSDVARAAWYSINELVIASAERMPAEHYGFRPARDVRTFAQILAHIADNHHAACGPTIGRPRPDTSFDRLQTKDELTKALRESAAVCDLAYGILTDQNAAFRYPAFNSEYTRFALLVSNITHNSEHYGNLVTYMRLKAVVPPSTAGIK